The Drosophila gunungcola strain Sukarami unplaced genomic scaffold, Dgunungcola_SK_2 000078F, whole genome shotgun sequence genome has a window encoding:
- the LOC128264774 gene encoding inositol polyphosphate-4-phosphatase type I A isoform X2 yields the protein MRFNKSELNALASNPATRFDKEGLLIIIDRQEGFLWRSSEELDLSELPICETALSCDTLPLDAVGRPPNPQVVCSLLPAAGEDCLWREHARTELQERTRSPQFLCTMRFQRSAGFSAATRLRFSVLDVRERMTLTALPLGHAEVALGVIQDTSRLRLPLTSPRGECGFITLASWSPDAAVEPGQSGNGPPRSSTQLFEGSGAATGATTGSSRRAHRRTQSLPPKLGVRLFVPQQCGLQRVCSNPRLRTYRLHSSLGADISVQETLLEARLCCLLPQQLLSIWIQREKELLQEISGMGELSGEWRWRQMNLLEEHLRLLKDYSQAKQNIQQLARDGVSFKRSSAKADEALEFLPVNLHVQRMWAQNDTMQRRGLLDVVTVGAFTRHDAKGRKCGGLIKLLQESKSWKLEQSNACKVQAANDAVQATKQLRKEIVELMSQLLQLAGRRSSKDMMPLCNQMVARTRTLLNIWEPSIVEEAVAFIERHRIIEEPENVLMEPMSPFRKITQQLTALELKSPELEDFATPVVAPPDLWPRGQPPLMRSNSWHPSNSSPSSSLDIRAIDSLQHVVKCYNDHLRSLEQGGNPRQMEAEEATYQSLPLAWQSTQVSDAPAHPSVLQLIDLDEIGRQAQRQQRQQRGQQPPAGFLDTKLMSSSPSANYYRPTEEPEPLDLTQLNIEASVMCLVSKLKFFCGRCDSPAIRLRHPKVPIKREGFAVAPQQAPDVIAAQAAPRLDLATKLTLQPSDSVSVPGTASALPVGAGVAVRKGNKFTDGLDLSMTTDWAAELRPSMRKLRHAMDRLLKTARLMHSVQRLQQDMRCNRLQASITYRRDVCFSQALTALVSSLMLRLWGSELDMGYLVMLRDLGPLAYFEGLLTLYGNEADMWSDMCIAIEDLSAVSFQLVRAQGEAAMAPTPRITGSRQALEVQLPVPEHSLPGNGTSIAFKITPVFFNIGINEKASFAETLGQTREQHRSNWDNYLRLSQYFGRYRKLGLGSVDAGESLQSLLGFMEQQLRANVSKNVKILHLAEDACRLMDGLRFTSCKSAKDRTGMAVTLEQCRVLVREFQLPAKHVPYALSTMRSEGTRMDNVLKNIGKRKYAFNRTQVSFLPAMYRPPVGSYGKAQT from the exons ATGCGCTTTAACAAGTCGGAGCTAAACGCACTGGCCAGCAATCCAGCAACCCGGTTCGACAAGGAGGGCCTGCTCATCATCATCGACCGGCAGGAGGGCTTCCTGTGGCGCTCCAGCGAAG AACTCGATCTCTCGGAGCTGCCCATTTGCGAGACGGCCCTCTCCTGTGATACCCTGCCCCTGGACGCTGTGGGGCGACCGCCCAATCCGCAGGTGGTGTGCTCGCTGCTGCCCGCGGCTGGAGAGGATTGCCTGTGGCGGGAGCACGCCCGCACCGAGCTGCAGGAGCGGACACGCAGCCCGCAGTTCCTGTGCACCATGCGCTTCCAGCGCAGCGCCGGCTTCTCTGCCGCCACGCGCCTTCGCTTCAGCGTCCTCGATGTCCGCGAGCGGATGACGCTCACCGCCCTGCCACTGGGCCACGCCGAGGTGGCCCTGGGCGTCATCCAGGACACCAGCCGGCTGCGCCTGCCACTCACGTCGCCGCGCGGCGAGTGCGGCTTCATCACGCTGGCCTCCTGGTCGCCCGACGCCGCCGTGGAGCCCGGCCAGTCGGGGAACGGGCCGCCGCGATCCAGCACCCAGCTCTTCGAGGGATCAGGCGCCGCCACGGGCGCCACCACCGGGAGCAGCAGGCGAG CCCATCGCCGCACCCAGTCGTTGCCGCCGAAGCTGGGCGTCCGCTTGTTTGTGCCCCAGCAGTGTGGCCTGCAGCGGGTGTGCTCCAATCCCCGCCTGCGCACCTACCGCCTCCACTCGTCCCTGGGTGCGGACATCAGTGTGCAGGAAACGCTGCTGGAGGCGCGCCTCTGCTGCCTGCTGCCCCAGCAGCTGCTCTCCATCTGGATACAGCGCGAgaaggagctgctgcaggagATCTCCGGCATGGGCGAGCTGAGCGGCGAGTGGCGCTGGCGGCAGATGAACCTGCTCGAGGAGCATCTGCGCCTGCTCAAGGACTACTCGCAGGCGAAGCAGAACATCCAGCAGCTGGCCCGCGACGGCGTCTCCTTCAAGCGCTCCTCGGCGAAGGCGGACGAGGCGCTGGAGTTCCTGCCGGTCAACCTGCACGTCCAGCGGATGTGGGCCCAGAACGACACAATGCAGCGGCGCGGCCTCCTCGACGTGGTCACCGTGGGCGCCTTCACGCGCCACGATGCCAAGGGACGCAAGTGCGGTGGCCTCATCAA GCTGCTGCAGGAGAGCAAGTCGTGGAAGCTGGAGCAGAGCAATGCGTGCAAGGTGCAGGCGGCCAACGACGCCGTGCAGGCCACCAAGCAGCTGCGCAAGGAGATCGTCGAGCTGATGTCCCAGCTGCTCCAGCTGGCCGGCCGGCGCAGCTCCAAGGACATGATGCCGTTGTGCAACCAGATGGTGGCCCGCACCCGCACCCTGCTCAACATCTGGGAGCCGAGCATCGTCGAGGAGGCGGTGGCCTTCATCGAGCGCCATCGCATCATCGAGGAGCCGGAGAACGTGCTGATGGAGCCGATGTCGCCGTTCCGCAAGATCACCCAGCAGCTGACGGCCCTCGAACTGAAGTCGCCGGAGCTGGAGGACTTTGCCACGCCGGTGGTGGCGCCTCCGGACCTCTGGCCACGCGGCCAGCCCCCTCTGATGCGCTCCAACAGCTGGCATCCGAGCAACAGCTCCCCGTCCAGCTCGCTGGACATCCGGGCCATCGACTCGCTGCAGCATGTGGTCAAGTGCTATAATGATCACTTGCGCAGCCTGGAGCAGGGCGGGAATCCCCGCCAAatggaggcggaggaggccACATATCAGTCGCTGCCGCTGGCCTGGCAATCCACACAAGTTTCGGATGCCCCAGCCCATCCATCCGTGCTGCAGCTCATCGATCTGGACGAGATCGGGCGACAGGCACAGCGACAGCAGCGTCAGCAGCGTGGTCAACAGCCGCCGGCCGGCTTCCTGGACACCAAGCTGATGAGCTCATCGCCGTCGGCCAACTACTACCGGCCCACGGAGGAGCCGGAGCCCCTGGATCTCACCCAGCTGAACATCGAGGCCAGCGTGATGTGTCTGGTCAGCAAGCTGAAGTTCTTCTGCGGCCGCTGCGACAGTCCGGCCATCCGGCTGCGTCACCCCAAAGTGCCCATCAAGCGGGAGGGCTTCGCGGTGGCCCCGCAACAGGCGCCGGATGTGATAGCCGCCCAAGCAGCACCCAGGCTCGACCTGGCCACCAAGCTGACACTGCAGCCATCAGACTCCGTCTCCGTCCCGGGCACTGCCTCTGCTCTGCCCGTGGGCGCTGGAGTTGCTGTGAGGAAGGGCAACAAGTTCACCGACGGCCTGGACCTCTCGATGACCACGGATTGGGCGGCCGAGCTGCGGCCGAGCATGCGCAAGCTGCGCCACGCCATGGACCGCCTGCTGAAGACCGCCCGGCTGATGCACTCCGTGCAGCGCCTGCAGCAGGACATGCGCTGCAACCGGCTCCAGGCGAGCATCACCTACCGCAGGGACGTCTGCTTCTCCCAGGCG CTAACCGCTCTGGTCAGCTCCCTGATGCTGCGGCTGTGGGGCAGCGAGCTGGACATGGGCTACCTGGTGATGCTGCGCGACCTGGGCCCCCTGGCCTACTTCGAGGGCCTGCTGACGCTGTACGGCAACGAGGCGGACATGTGGAGCGACATGTGCATCGCCATCGAGGACCTGTCCGCCGTCAGCTTCCAGCTGGTGCGGGCCCAAGGCGAGGCGGCGATGGCGCCGACGCCCAGGATCACCGGATCGCGGCAGGCACTGGAGGTGCAGCTGCCGGTGCCGGAGCACTCGCTGCCGGGCAACGGCACCTCCATCGCGTTCAAGATCACGCCCGTCTTCTTCAACATCGGCATCAACGAGAAGGCCAGCTTCGCGGAGACACTCGGCCAGACGCGCGAGCAGCACCGCTCCAACTGGGACAACTATCTGCGCCTGAGCCAGTACTTCGGGCGCTACCGCAAGCTGGGCCTGGGCTCTGTCGACGCCGGCGAATCGCTGCAGTCGCTGCTCGGCTTCAtggagcagcagctgcggGCCAACGTGTCCAAGAACGTCAAGATACTGCACCTGGCCGAGGACGCCTGCCGGCTGATGGACGGCCTGCGGTTCACCTCCTGCAAGAGCGCCAAGGACCGCACCGGCATGGCGGTCACCCTGGAGCAGTGCCGCGTCCTCGTCCGCGAGTTCCAGCTGCCAGCCAAGCACGTGCCTTATGCGCTCAGCACAATGCGAAG TGAGGGCACGCGCATGGACAACGTACTCAAGAACATTGGGAAGCGAAAGTATGCCTTCAATCGAACTCAGGTCTCTTTTCTGCCGGCCATGTACAGGCCGCCAGTTGGTAGTTACGGCAAGGCGCAGACTTAA
- the LOC128264774 gene encoding inositol polyphosphate-4-phosphatase type I A isoform X1, producing MRFNKSELNALASNPATRFDKEGLLIIIDRQEGFLWRSSEVRVERWCKLRGNLLFYLKDKDPKSAVAGLLVLENCRPRIQNEERDPEGYVFDLDFKDSSSERFISRSSAERLAWVHCIEQASSEKLNLLIRQLKDQIVVKSRQLNGPGMGNHIDLGMPLEQQVQEQMQMHQHQQQLQVQPAEELPPLEAATTAPFEELDLSELPICETALSCDTLPLDAVGRPPNPQVVCSLLPAAGEDCLWREHARTELQERTRSPQFLCTMRFQRSAGFSAATRLRFSVLDVRERMTLTALPLGHAEVALGVIQDTSRLRLPLTSPRGECGFITLASWSPDAAVEPGQSGNGPPRSSTQLFEGSGAATGATTGSSRRAHRRTQSLPPKLGVRLFVPQQCGLQRVCSNPRLRTYRLHSSLGADISVQETLLEARLCCLLPQQLLSIWIQREKELLQEISGMGELSGEWRWRQMNLLEEHLRLLKDYSQAKQNIQQLARDGVSFKRSSAKADEALEFLPVNLHVQRMWAQNDTMQRRGLLDVVTVGAFTRHDAKGRKCGGLIKLLQESKSWKLEQSNACKVQAANDAVQATKQLRKEIVELMSQLLQLAGRRSSKDMMPLCNQMVARTRTLLNIWEPSIVEEAVAFIERHRIIEEPENVLMEPMSPFRKITQQLTALELKSPELEDFATPVVAPPDLWPRGQPPLMRSNSWHPSNSSPSSSLDIRAIDSLQHVVKCYNDHLRSLEQGGNPRQMEAEEATYQSLPLAWQSTQVSDAPAHPSVLQLIDLDEIGRQAQRQQRQQRGQQPPAGFLDTKLMSSSPSANYYRPTEEPEPLDLTQLNIEASVMCLVSKLKFFCGRCDSPAIRLRHPKVPIKREGFAVAPQQAPDVIAAQAAPRLDLATKLTLQPSDSVSVPGTASALPVGAGVAVRKGNKFTDGLDLSMTTDWAAELRPSMRKLRHAMDRLLKTARLMHSVQRLQQDMRCNRLQASITYRRDVCFSQALTALVSSLMLRLWGSELDMGYLVMLRDLGPLAYFEGLLTLYGNEADMWSDMCIAIEDLSAVSFQLVRAQGEAAMAPTPRITGSRQALEVQLPVPEHSLPGNGTSIAFKITPVFFNIGINEKASFAETLGQTREQHRSNWDNYLRLSQYFGRYRKLGLGSVDAGESLQSLLGFMEQQLRANVSKNVKILHLAEDACRLMDGLRFTSCKSAKDRTGMAVTLEQCRVLVREFQLPAKHVPYALSTMRSEGTRMDNVLKNIGKRKYAFNRTQVSFLPAMYRPPVGSYGKAQT from the exons ATGCGCTTTAACAAGTCGGAGCTAAACGCACTGGCCAGCAATCCAGCAACCCGGTTCGACAAGGAGGGCCTGCTCATCATCATCGACCGGCAGGAGGGCTTCCTGTGGCGCTCCAGCGAAG TCAGAGTTGAACGTTGGTGTAAACTGCGTGGCAATTTACTGTTCTACCTCAAGGATAAGGACCCCAAGTCCGCGGTGGCCGGCCTACTGGTGCTGGAGAACTGTCGTCCGCGCATACAGAACGAGGAGCGTGACCCGGAGGGCTACGTTTTCGATCTAG ACTTCAAGGACAGCTCGTCGGAGCGGTTTATCAGCCGATCGTCGGCCGAACGTCTGGCCTGGGTGCACTGCATCGAACAGGCCTCCAGCGAGAAGCTGAACCTGCTCATCCGCCAGCTTAAGGATCAGATTGTTGTCAAGAGCCGGCAGTTGAACGGCCCGGGAATGGGCAACCACATTGATCTGGGCATGCCCCTGGAGCAGCAGGTGCAGgagcagatgcagatgcaccagcaccagcagcagctgcaggtCCAACCAGCGGAGGAGTTGCCCCCCTTGGAGGCGGCAACGACGGCGCCGTTTGAAG AACTCGATCTCTCGGAGCTGCCCATTTGCGAGACGGCCCTCTCCTGTGATACCCTGCCCCTGGACGCTGTGGGGCGACCGCCCAATCCGCAGGTGGTGTGCTCGCTGCTGCCCGCGGCTGGAGAGGATTGCCTGTGGCGGGAGCACGCCCGCACCGAGCTGCAGGAGCGGACACGCAGCCCGCAGTTCCTGTGCACCATGCGCTTCCAGCGCAGCGCCGGCTTCTCTGCCGCCACGCGCCTTCGCTTCAGCGTCCTCGATGTCCGCGAGCGGATGACGCTCACCGCCCTGCCACTGGGCCACGCCGAGGTGGCCCTGGGCGTCATCCAGGACACCAGCCGGCTGCGCCTGCCACTCACGTCGCCGCGCGGCGAGTGCGGCTTCATCACGCTGGCCTCCTGGTCGCCCGACGCCGCCGTGGAGCCCGGCCAGTCGGGGAACGGGCCGCCGCGATCCAGCACCCAGCTCTTCGAGGGATCAGGCGCCGCCACGGGCGCCACCACCGGGAGCAGCAGGCGAG CCCATCGCCGCACCCAGTCGTTGCCGCCGAAGCTGGGCGTCCGCTTGTTTGTGCCCCAGCAGTGTGGCCTGCAGCGGGTGTGCTCCAATCCCCGCCTGCGCACCTACCGCCTCCACTCGTCCCTGGGTGCGGACATCAGTGTGCAGGAAACGCTGCTGGAGGCGCGCCTCTGCTGCCTGCTGCCCCAGCAGCTGCTCTCCATCTGGATACAGCGCGAgaaggagctgctgcaggagATCTCCGGCATGGGCGAGCTGAGCGGCGAGTGGCGCTGGCGGCAGATGAACCTGCTCGAGGAGCATCTGCGCCTGCTCAAGGACTACTCGCAGGCGAAGCAGAACATCCAGCAGCTGGCCCGCGACGGCGTCTCCTTCAAGCGCTCCTCGGCGAAGGCGGACGAGGCGCTGGAGTTCCTGCCGGTCAACCTGCACGTCCAGCGGATGTGGGCCCAGAACGACACAATGCAGCGGCGCGGCCTCCTCGACGTGGTCACCGTGGGCGCCTTCACGCGCCACGATGCCAAGGGACGCAAGTGCGGTGGCCTCATCAA GCTGCTGCAGGAGAGCAAGTCGTGGAAGCTGGAGCAGAGCAATGCGTGCAAGGTGCAGGCGGCCAACGACGCCGTGCAGGCCACCAAGCAGCTGCGCAAGGAGATCGTCGAGCTGATGTCCCAGCTGCTCCAGCTGGCCGGCCGGCGCAGCTCCAAGGACATGATGCCGTTGTGCAACCAGATGGTGGCCCGCACCCGCACCCTGCTCAACATCTGGGAGCCGAGCATCGTCGAGGAGGCGGTGGCCTTCATCGAGCGCCATCGCATCATCGAGGAGCCGGAGAACGTGCTGATGGAGCCGATGTCGCCGTTCCGCAAGATCACCCAGCAGCTGACGGCCCTCGAACTGAAGTCGCCGGAGCTGGAGGACTTTGCCACGCCGGTGGTGGCGCCTCCGGACCTCTGGCCACGCGGCCAGCCCCCTCTGATGCGCTCCAACAGCTGGCATCCGAGCAACAGCTCCCCGTCCAGCTCGCTGGACATCCGGGCCATCGACTCGCTGCAGCATGTGGTCAAGTGCTATAATGATCACTTGCGCAGCCTGGAGCAGGGCGGGAATCCCCGCCAAatggaggcggaggaggccACATATCAGTCGCTGCCGCTGGCCTGGCAATCCACACAAGTTTCGGATGCCCCAGCCCATCCATCCGTGCTGCAGCTCATCGATCTGGACGAGATCGGGCGACAGGCACAGCGACAGCAGCGTCAGCAGCGTGGTCAACAGCCGCCGGCCGGCTTCCTGGACACCAAGCTGATGAGCTCATCGCCGTCGGCCAACTACTACCGGCCCACGGAGGAGCCGGAGCCCCTGGATCTCACCCAGCTGAACATCGAGGCCAGCGTGATGTGTCTGGTCAGCAAGCTGAAGTTCTTCTGCGGCCGCTGCGACAGTCCGGCCATCCGGCTGCGTCACCCCAAAGTGCCCATCAAGCGGGAGGGCTTCGCGGTGGCCCCGCAACAGGCGCCGGATGTGATAGCCGCCCAAGCAGCACCCAGGCTCGACCTGGCCACCAAGCTGACACTGCAGCCATCAGACTCCGTCTCCGTCCCGGGCACTGCCTCTGCTCTGCCCGTGGGCGCTGGAGTTGCTGTGAGGAAGGGCAACAAGTTCACCGACGGCCTGGACCTCTCGATGACCACGGATTGGGCGGCCGAGCTGCGGCCGAGCATGCGCAAGCTGCGCCACGCCATGGACCGCCTGCTGAAGACCGCCCGGCTGATGCACTCCGTGCAGCGCCTGCAGCAGGACATGCGCTGCAACCGGCTCCAGGCGAGCATCACCTACCGCAGGGACGTCTGCTTCTCCCAGGCG CTAACCGCTCTGGTCAGCTCCCTGATGCTGCGGCTGTGGGGCAGCGAGCTGGACATGGGCTACCTGGTGATGCTGCGCGACCTGGGCCCCCTGGCCTACTTCGAGGGCCTGCTGACGCTGTACGGCAACGAGGCGGACATGTGGAGCGACATGTGCATCGCCATCGAGGACCTGTCCGCCGTCAGCTTCCAGCTGGTGCGGGCCCAAGGCGAGGCGGCGATGGCGCCGACGCCCAGGATCACCGGATCGCGGCAGGCACTGGAGGTGCAGCTGCCGGTGCCGGAGCACTCGCTGCCGGGCAACGGCACCTCCATCGCGTTCAAGATCACGCCCGTCTTCTTCAACATCGGCATCAACGAGAAGGCCAGCTTCGCGGAGACACTCGGCCAGACGCGCGAGCAGCACCGCTCCAACTGGGACAACTATCTGCGCCTGAGCCAGTACTTCGGGCGCTACCGCAAGCTGGGCCTGGGCTCTGTCGACGCCGGCGAATCGCTGCAGTCGCTGCTCGGCTTCAtggagcagcagctgcggGCCAACGTGTCCAAGAACGTCAAGATACTGCACCTGGCCGAGGACGCCTGCCGGCTGATGGACGGCCTGCGGTTCACCTCCTGCAAGAGCGCCAAGGACCGCACCGGCATGGCGGTCACCCTGGAGCAGTGCCGCGTCCTCGTCCGCGAGTTCCAGCTGCCAGCCAAGCACGTGCCTTATGCGCTCAGCACAATGCGAAG TGAGGGCACGCGCATGGACAACGTACTCAAGAACATTGGGAAGCGAAAGTATGCCTTCAATCGAACTCAGGTCTCTTTTCTGCCGGCCATGTACAGGCCGCCAGTTGGTAGTTACGGCAAGGCGCAGACTTAA
- the LOC128264783 gene encoding 39S ribosomal protein L38, mitochondrial, which yields MSFSNLLMKSGLNQGVRGAQASVLLTGTRQGHTIRGKPPGVARTLEQRVQEETATDPEVVARINIGFPQLKESRSAQLKARLEHLRAQRSSKELEQLARSNKLIIDLDKVQRTYVRTTGQHDLRLLADHYGIFEHLFGSAYFVPRVPLNIGYQLEGDSLAPVYNGNVIKPAEAAKAPQITFDGLLDPITGQPAAAGQDTTCWWTLVATNPDAHYTNATAECLHWFIANIPNGKVADGQVLAEYLPPFPPRGVGYQRMVFVLYKQQQRLDLGSYQINDADYSNLEKRTFRTLDFYRQHQEQLTPAGLAFYQTNWDESLTPFYHDVLKCKEPVYEYDFPKPYLADQKFFPLKQPFNLYMDKHRDQKQLNKEYLQRKLAKTHPFEGPEQQLRFPNAHAIRDVPSWLKTEIRKQRLGTGRVQDY from the exons ATGTCGTTCAGTAATTTGTTAATGAAAAGCGGCCTCAACCAGGGCGTCCGTGGTGCCCAGGCCAGCGTGCTGCTGACGGGAACACGGCAAGGACACACCATCCGAGGCAAGCCGCCCGGCGTGGCCCGTACCCTGGAGCAGCGGGTGCAAG AGGAGACCGCCACGGATCCGGAGGTGGTGGCCCGCATCAACATTGGCTTCCCGCAGCTGAAGGAGTCGCGATCGGCGCAGCTGAAGGCGCGACTGGAGCACCTGAGGGCGCAGCGCAGCAGCAAGGAACTGGAGCAGCTGGCGCGCAGCAACAAGC TGATCATCGACCTGGACAAGGTGCAGCGGACCTATGTCCGGACCACGGGACAGCATGATCTGCGCCTGCTGGCCGATCACTACGGCATCTTCGAGCACCTCTTCGGCAGCGCCTACTTTGTGCCCCGGGTCCCGCTCAACATTGGTTACCAGCTGGAGGGCGACAGCTTGGCACCCGTCTACAATGGCAACGTGATCAAGCCGGCGGAGGCGGCCAAGGCGCCGCAGATCACCTTCGATGGCCTGCTGGATCCCATCACCGGACAACCGGCCGCCGCTGGCCAGGACACCACTTGCTGGTGGACCCTGGTGGCCACCAATCCCGATGCGCACTACACAAATGCCACGGCCGAGTGCCTGCATTGGTTCAT TGCCAATATACCCAATGGCAAGGTGGCCGATGGCCAGGTGCTTGCCGAGTATCTGCCACCGTTCCCGCCGCGCGGCGTTGGCTACCAGCGCATGGTCTTTGTGCTctacaagcagcagcagcgcctCGATCTGGGCTCCTATCAGATAAACGATGCCGACTACAGCAACCTGGAGAAGCGCACCTTCCGCACCCTGGACTTCTATCGCCAGCACCAGGAGCAGCTGACGCCGGCCGGCCTGGCCTTCTATCAGACCAACTGGGACGAGTCGCTGACCCCATTCTACCATGATGTCTTGA AGTGCAAGGAGCCCGTCTACGAGTACGATTTCCCCAAGCCGTACCTGGCCGACCAGAAGTTCTTCCCGCTGAAGCAGCCCTTCAATCTGTACATGGACAAGCATCGCGACCAGAAGCAGCTCAACAAGGAATACCTGCAGCGCAAGCTGGCCAAAACGCATCCATTTGAAGGACCAGAGCAGCAGTTGCGCTTCCCCAACGCCCATGCCATACGCGATGTGCCCTCGTGGCTGAAGACCGAGATCCGGAAGCAACGTCTGGGCACCGGACGGGTGCAGGACTATTAG